The genome window GGTATTGACCTGATGCGTGATGCTGAAGGAATTGAGTATTTTGACCTGCGTACCGTTAAATCCGGTGAAGGATGCCCCTCCTGCGGAAAAGAAATGCAGGTATTCACCGCAATTGAACTCGGCCACATCTTTAAGCTCGGCACCAAGTATTCCGACTCCATGGGCGCTACATTCCTTGATGAAGACGGTACTGAGAAACCGATTATCATGGGCAGTTACGGCATCGGCGTTGAGCGTGTGATGGCATGCTATATCGAGCAGCATCATGACGAGCGGGGCATTATCTGGAATAAAGCCCTGGCTCCGTTCCACATTCATCTGCTTGGTCTTAATATGAAGAAAGAAGGAGTGCAGAAGGCATCAGAAGAACTATATACCAGACTTGCTGCTGCAGGTTATGAAGTACTCTTTGATGACCGTGAAGCACAGGCAGGATTTAAGTTTAATGACGCAGACCTTCTCGGTATGCCGGTTCAGGTTATCGTGGGAGAAAAGAAACTTGCTGAAGGCAAGGTTGAAGTAAAACTGCGCGCCACCGGAGAACGGGAAGATGTTTCGATCACAGAGCTTGAATCATATCTACAGAAAGTGCTTCGCTGACCATGAATGATCTGCACAACTATTCAGATGATAATCTGCTCGCGCAGATTGAAAACAGCACGTATGAACTCGGTTTTTACCGGGTAAAGTTCTATACGAAAAACGGGCTCCCCTCTGATCAGCCGACAGATACCATAGAGGAGTTTTATCTCTACCCAAGCGGCGGCACTCTCAGAGATAAAAAGTTCAATATTATCTTCTACAGTTCAAAGTTTGACACCTACCGCGGATTTGTACCGCCCCATTTGAAGTCCTAATTCTCCCAACCCCTTTAAAACCGTAGAGACACGCCGCGGCGTGTCTCTACTTTGCTTTAGCATTTCTTTTTCTTTGCACTTTTGCGCGAACGTTGCAGATGGTTGAAATGAAGGACATAAACCACGCCATCTATTTTTGCAAATGCATTTAAAACAACAGAGGCATGCCGCTATGACATGCCTCTGTTTGTATATATTTTCGCTTATTGAAAACGAAGTGCGAATCCTTTCAATTCATACTTCATAATTCATACTTCATAATTCATACTTCGTAATTCGTAATTCGTAATTCATACTTCTAATTTATAATTCTTACTTCAGATAAACCATCTTTTTGGTCTGAACGAAGTTACCTGCAGTAATGCGGTAGAGATAGGTTCCGGCTGCTACAACGCTTCCTGCGTTGTCATCGCCTGCCCACTGAATTGCATAGCTCCCGGCTGATTTGGTATCAGCTATCAGAGTCTTCACTTCTCTTCCGAGCATGTCATATATCTTTATCGTGACATACATCTCCTGAGGCAGATTGAATCTGATAACCGTTGCTGGGTTAAACGGATTCGGATAGTTCTGCTCAAGGGAGAACTCAGAAGGAATAACCGCCGGCTCTTCAGTGCTGGTTGGTGTATTCGGGATGAATCTCTCTGCCTTTGAATATGCTGAGTATAATCCTTCTGTATTCTTGGAGCGCACTCTCCAGTAAACCGGAGCGCCTGAAGGCAGTGCATTAGCCATATATGAGGTTGCAGATATATTACCGACAGTTACCGCATTGCTGAAGTCACTGTTCTGTGAATACTGCACTTCATAAGTAAGTCCGCTTGCCAGTGATGGCAGGAACCATGAGAGCTGAGCATCATTGCTGGTAAGAGAAACGCTGTTAACCGGTGAACCGCCCATCGGACGAACCGGGCTTGAGCCTGCCTGTGTGGCAAAGGTCTCGGTGTTTGACCATGCTGAATATGTGGTTCCGTTATTGCTTCTGACCTTCCAGTAGTAGATAACACCCGGAACAAGGCCTGTCAGCTGAGTTGAAGTACTGCTTCCGGCATTGACCGTTACCGCGTTGCTGAAGTCAGATTCACTTGCATACTGAACCTGGTAAGAAACACTCGGTGAAGTGCCGTTTATATACCAGTAAAGATCAACCGTTGTACCGGTAGCTGCACCTCCGAGAGGCCAGGTAAGTATTGGTACTAAGGTTCCTGCATTTCCGGTTACTTCAAAGGTTTCAACATCGGTCCAATCTGAATAAGCGTTTCCATTAAAGGAACGCACTCTCCAGAAGTAGGTTGTACCAGCCTGAAGTCCGCTCACTGTATAAGAAGTTGTGTCAAGAGTAACTGTTGAACTGAAGTTTGAATCATTAGCTTTATACTGCAGTTCATAGGTTACGGTATCAGCAGAACCGACCATATACCAGCTCAATGTAGTTGAAACTGAATAGAGTATCTGGCCTCCGGTCGGGAAAGCGAGAATCGGTCTGATATCTCCGGTGACACCAAAGGTCACAAATGATTCATACCCTGACCATGCTGATGTTGTAGTTCCATTGTTGCTTCTCACCCGGAAGTAGTAGGTTTTTCCCGGCAGAAGTGGTAATGAATGCTGATAATTAATATCTGTAATTCCGGTTACGCTATAAACAGTATTACCCGGAGCTGTAGTATCAATTTCTACCTCAAAGGTAAGTCCGGCATGTGACTGCCCGATCCACCAGTACAGTGTCGGCATAAGTGTATATACCATAACTCCGCTGGTCGGATATGAAATATAGGGCTGAACCGCAGTTACCGCGGAAGTGCTGTAGGTGGTAAACAGCGCTGAAGCTGACCAGTCAGATGTATCAACTCCGTTTAGCGACCGTACCTGCCATTCATATTCTGTTCCGGCGGTAAGTCCGCTCAGTCCGTACGTGAGTGATGTTCCTGCGCTTAATGCAGATGACCAGGTGCCCGATGAAACTTCCTTGTAACGGATTTCGTAAGTATATCCGAATGACGTTGTCCCGAGATACCAGTAGAGATCCGGTGATAAACTGTAAACAGTTGCTCCGCCGATCGGCCAGCTCTGAGTCGGAATGGTGTTAACCTCTCCGAAGGTGGTAAAGCTGTTATGAGCTGAGTAAGTAATAATCGCATTTGTGTTCTTGCTTCTTACTCTCCAGAAATACTGGGTAGCCGGAAGCAGCCCGCTCAGGGTATCGGTAATTGCCGCACCTGCGTCAAGTGTGGTTGTCAGTGCAGACGGGAAGGTGCTGTCAACTGAATACTGGACATCATAGCTGATGCCGGCACCTGAGACATTAATGTTCCAGTGCAGTGTCGGGCTCAGGGTATATACCAGATGATTGTTAATCGGATGTGTCAGATACGGAATAACTTCGGTAACTGTTCTGAACACGCTTGATGACCAGGGGGAAACATCCGGATTTGCATTTTCAGCATACACTCTCCAGTAGTAGAGGGTGTTGTTTGCCAGAATGCTGTCAATATATAAAGTAGTATCAGTCAGCACGCTGTCATACATCAGAACGGAGAAATCTGAGAGAGCCGAGAACTGAGCGCGGTAATTATCAGCGCCGTCCACGGTGTTCCAGACCAGGGTCGGATGTATTGAGTTGCCCGGTGAGAGGTATCCCGGTGAAACCAGATCCGGAGCATCAATTTCGGTCTCAAATGACCAGACTGATGAGAAAACAGTTTCATGAGGACCGTCAAATGCGCTTACTCTCCAGTAATACACTGTGTAATAATCAAGCGCTGCTGAAAGCGTATGACCGCTTGAGCTGATACCGGGGATGTTTCTTACAATGTTTGTGAAAGCCGCATCGGTTGCAACCTGCAGGCGGTAACTTGTAGCACCTGTTACGTCATCCCAGTCAAACACGGTGTTAACGGGCTGAACAACTGCCGCATCAGCAGGTGAGCTGAGGTCAGGAGTGGTGATGAGTGTTCTGAAACGGAATGGTGTTGAATAACCCGTTGTTTCAGATCCGTCTGTAGCGCGGACTCTCCAGTAAAAAACCGTGTAGTGGGCTAAGGGACCGTTCAGTGTATATGAAGTTCCGGTTTCACCGGTGTGACTTAATGCAATTCCCACAAAGTTACTATCTCCGGAAATCTGAAGATCGTAGGCAGTTGCACCGGGCACTGCATTCCAGCTGATGGTCGGAGTCACCGAAACAAAAATACTGCTGTCTGCCGGAGTGCTGAGCACCGGAGAAGCAAGAAGCGTTCTGAATGAGTATGCTGCAGAAAAAGCCCCTTCTTCAGCGCCGTCAATTGCTTTCACGCGCCAGAAGTAGTTGGTGTAGTTTGCCAGCGGTGTATATACACTATAACCAAGTGCCGCCGTAACGGTATCTTTAGTAATCGCGGTAAATGCGGCATCTGTGGCAAGCTGCAGGCGGTATTCTGTTGCGCCTGAAACCGCACCCCAGCTCAAAGCCGGAGTAAGCAGCTGCGCCGTAGCATTGTTGACCGGAGATGCCAGTGCAGGCACATCAAGTTCGGTTCTGAATGAAAACGAAGTTGAAAACGCACTTGAATCTGTTCCGTCAAATGCTTTAACCCTCCAGTAGTATTGAGTAAAATTGGAAAGACCGGTATAAACAGCATAGGAGGTTGCCGCAGTTACTGTATCAGTCAGCACTGAAACAAATCCGGCATCAGAAGCAAGCTGCACACGGTACTCAGTTGCACCCAAAACTGAACCCCAGCTTAAAGCGGGAGTTAACGATTGCCCTGTGGCAAGATCAGCAGGCGCAGTGAGCGTTGGAACTGCCGGCTGAGCCAGCAATCCTGTGTTTGCTGCAAACACAAGCCCAAGCACCAAAACTGCTCTGGAGAAATTTATAAAAAAGCTATTCATGCTATAACCCTTCGATGAATATATTACAGTTATTAAAAAAATCGTGATCGAATCAGGAAAAGGCAGCCCTCACTCTAAGCATACAGATAACCCGCCGGACAGTCTGGGCATAATGCGCTCTGCTGAATCCGGATACTGAAGCTTTGGTAGATCGGGGAAAACCCGCCCTCTGAACGGCTCCCGGTGGGGAACCCTCTTTTTGAAAGTATGGTGTTCGTGTGGTTAAACCGGACTGACAAGCTCTCATCACCAGACCGGTTGTGCGGTAACCGTATAATAATATATTTTACCGCAAAATGGATAGGCAAGATACAGAATTTTAAATATTGGGCAAGGAAATTCGGCTTTTACTGCTGAGTTTTTGAACAACAGACGGCGGGGTGTGATTAAAATCTCATCAGCCGGGGTTCGGAGACAGAATAATGGTTTCAGCGGGCTGACCGCAGCCCTTTTGCCAGGCCAATGGCACGACTGTCTTAAAAGGAGGTTGAGGCAACGCTGATCTTTACGGATCGGAAAAATCTGATGTAATTTGCCCTCCACCACGATGGACTATGGAAAATTTTTCATGTACCCCTCAGATTCACAATTCACAATTCACAATTCATACTTCATAATTCATACTTCATACTTCATAATTCATACTTCATACTTCATAATTCATAATTCATACTTCATAATTCATACTTCATACTTCATACTTCATAATTCATACTTCATACTTCAGAACGTGTTTTTTGCCGGAGGGTTCAAGTGCCTCAACGGTATAGGTGCCTTTTTCACCGGTTATCTCTTTCACAAAAAGATGATCGGTCATATAGGCCCCGACCCACGGATGCTTTGCAGGCATACCGTCTCCGTCAAAAAGATCAACTGCCCGGCTGTCCTTAGCCAGTTCCCGGGTCATCAGCCCCAGAGAGTCAGCTCCCTTATACAGGCTAATCTCCCAGCCGCTGTCTGCCGCCCAGACGTTAGCAGCCAGATACTTCCTGCCATCCCTTGAATATACCATCGCTTCCATCTGGTAGCCGTCAGGTTTGCCGGTTCCTTTGTAACGCCGGTTAAGGGTACTGCCGTTCACCTCATAGACAGCATAACCGTTTGGTGTACCGTCACCGCAGATATCGGAAGTCCACCACGCTCCGCAGACCGCCCCAATAATATCAATACTGCATCCGCCGTCCTGTATATACTCGCTTTCGTGAGTATGGCCGCAAATGATGGTTGTCTTATAGGGTTCAAGAATCCGGTAGAGCATCTCCCGGTTGGTGACCACAAGGGAGTTTGAGGGGGATTTTTTGTCATTCCGTTCGTGCTGTCTGCAGTACACCGGGATGTGGGTAAATATCACCACCCTGCTTCCTTTTTCAAGATGCTGCAGATCCCGCTGCAGCCAGCGCAGCTGATGATCCGGTATATATCCTATATATCCGCTGAACCAGAAAACATCATCCAGCACCACGTAATGCACTTCCCCCCGGTTAAAGGAGTAGTAGGCCGGACCGAACTTCTCCTCAAAGCCGGCTGCTGACATTTCATCACTCTTTGAGCCGGGCACCACATCATGGTTCCCCAGCACCTGAAGGAAAGGCAGCCCCGTTCCTGCAACTCCTTCTATATAATCGGGGTACAAATCAGGCTTGTCAAAAACGATATCACCAACGGTAACGCCAAACATCCCCATGCCGGCATACTTCTTTACCGATGCGGCAATATCCGGAACCGACTCTTTATGAAACCGCTCCATATCCTGCTTATCAAGCATCTGTGTATCACCTAAAGCAAAAAAGACATGATTACGGTCATCAGCCGGATTTTTTGCCAGGTCAAAGGACGCGGTGAACTCCCCGTTGCTGCGCGGGGTTATCCGCCGGTAATGCTGAGCTATTCCTTTCTCATTAACCGGAAGTATATATCCTGATGGCACTGAGCAGTGGACAAAACGCGCGTCTGAGGATGTAACAAGTTCATAGGTGCCATCGGAGGAGGTTACCGCGGTCTGAAAACCGTCAGAAACCACTGCTCCCTTTACCGGAAGCGCTCCGGAGGAAACTTTCCCGCGAATTCTGATTCTGCCTTCCGTTTCGCTTAGCGGGCGAAGGCGGGCAAATACGTCTGACGGCAGAAATGCGGCTGCTGAGCCAAGAAGTGAATATTTAAGAAAATCGCGGCGTGATGCCATGGGAAAATACTCCGGATATTTTCTCAAAACTTACGGAAATCCATGATACCGGAGAATTATTTTTTTGTTAAAAGAGCTTGTTTTGCCGGCTATGTGGATAGTAATCTGCCTCGACTGATCTCAGACTATTTTTGTCCCTGTCTGCCTGCAGTCCTTATCGTCCTTAAAGTCCTTGCTGTCCTTCTTTTACTCTTTGTGGCTTAGCGTCTATGCGCGGGGTATAATAAAAAAAAGCGGAGTACCTGCTCCCGTGGCGGGGAGCCGGCATCCGCTTTATCGTATATATAAGAGAATTTTTTAGATTACTTCTTTACAACCTGAACTTCGCAGAGGAGCTTTACTTCATCTGAAACCAGAACTCCGCCGGTCTCCAGAGCGGCATTCCAGGTAAGACCAAAATCTTTTCTGTTGATCTTTCCGCTCAGAGAAAATCCTGCCTTGGTGTTTCCCCAGGGATCTTTCATCAGTCCGCTGTATTCAGCGTCAAGAGTGATTTTTTTTGTCACGTCACGGATAGTGAAGTCACCGTTTATTTTATACTGATTGTCATCAACCTTGGTAATGCCGGTTGAAACAAATGTGAGCTTTGGAAATTTTTCAACTTCAAAGAAGTCTCCGCTTCTGAGATGATTATCGCGGTCTGCGTTCGCGGTATCAATGCTGTTTACATCAGCACTGAAGCTGATTGCGGAAGTTTCAAATTTGTCATCTTCATTTTCGACAGATGCGTCAAATGAACTGAATTTACCGGAAACGTTGGTAAACATCATGTGTTTTACCTTAAATCCGATTTCTGAGTGAGTCGGGTCAATTGCCCATACTGATTTTGCCATTGTGTTATCCTTTCGTTATATATATGTTCTTGTTTATTAATTCTGTTTTGTCATCGGAACTTCCATCAGCAGGAAGGAAGCATCCGTTTCCGCGGTAATTTCCGCGCTGTCTGTTTCCCAGATACCGTAACCGTCTCTGGTCTCAAGTTTTTGGCCGTTTACGGTAAGAGAGCCCTTCAGATTGAATATATAGAGCCCGTTTCCTTCTGCCTTAAACCGGTATTCCGTCCGCATGCCCTTGTCAAAATCCGCCAGATGGAACCATGCGTTCTGATGGATCCACACACCGGCATCATCGCGGTCGGGAGAAAGTACCTGCTGAAGTTTATTTTTTCTTTCAGCCGGATCAAGGGTTATCTGATCATAGCGCGGCGCAACATTCCGGGTATGGGGGAAAACCCAAATCTGCAGGAATTTAACCTCACGGTCAGCATTCTTATTATACTCACTGTGCAGCACTCCGGTCCCGGCACTCATTACCTGAATATCGCCATATTTAATAACCGTTGTGTTCCCCATGCTGTCCTTATGCTCAAGATCTCCTTCAAGGGGTATGGATATGATTTCCATATTGTTGTGCGGGTGGGTGCCAAATCCCATTCCCGGCGCAACGATATCATCATTCAGCACCCGGAGAACTCCGAACTGAACCCTCTCGGGATTAAAGTATTCCGCAAAGCTGAACGTATGCCTGCTTTTCAGCCAGCCGTGGTCAGCTTTTCCGCGGCTCTCTGATGTATGTAACACGGATTTCATTGTTCTTGTTCCTTTAATCAAAAATTTATGATACAAAATTACGGGGGTGGAAACTGGTGCGGAATAAACCAGCTTAAGAAATTATCTTAAACTAGATTAAGAGGTTTTCGGGGAACTGGGGAACTGTGTGTGAAAAACTATGCTCCGCCGATGGTACGCTGATTTTATACGGATGCTAAAGCAGCGCAGATGAGCACGGATCGAAACCTTTGCGGAACTTTGCTTACTTTGTGTTTAACCTTGTGCGGCTATGCGGGGGCAATTGTACATTGTTCATTGTACATTGTACATTTATTTCAGAGCTTCTCCTCTGATCTTGCTTAAAAACTCCGGCGTTATTCCTATATACGATGCAATAAGTTTTTGCGGAAGCGTATTGATGAGTCCCGGATAGGTACCGCAAAACTTTTCATATCTCTGCCGTGCTGTGGTACTCAGATTATCCATCAGCCGCTGCTGTGTGCTCACCAGAGCTTTCTCAGTAATCACACGGAAATAATGCTCAAGCTGTGGAATTTTTCCGCATAGTTCCTGCTGATCTTCCCTGCTAAGGATAAGCACTTCCGTATCAACAAGCGCATCCACGTTCAGATAACTTTCCTTTCCTGAGATAAAGCTGAACATATCGGTAATCCACCAGTTCTCCGGAGCGAATTGCAAGATGTGTTCGAACCCGTTCCGGTCAATGGAGTATGAACGCAGACAGCCGGTGATTACAAAGGCAGCAACTTTGGCTATCTGATGTTCATGAAGCAGAAACTGTCTCTTGCGGATAGTCTGCGGCACCAGAACACCGGTTATCATCTTCTCATCCTCCTGAGAAAGCTGCGTCAGGTTTTTTATGTGAGATAACAGTTTGCTTGCAGGCATAAATCAATTAAGAATGTACAATTTACAATTAACAACAGGGGAAAGATAATCAGAAGTATTGAATATTGCAGAACTAAAACCCCCTATCCCGCGCTGATCTTATACGGATGCTAAAGCAGCGCTGATTTTATTACGGATCGAAATCAGAGGAAAAAATCATCTTAGCGCCTTTGCGGGATATTACTTTTAGCGTTAGAAATTTTTTAGCATCTCCGCACCGTACTGTTATGTACCAAACCTACATGAGCAGGACACTTAGCGGCACAGACATTCCAATACTTACCTGATCATCGAATGATACAATCGAATAATAGTAGTCCGCATATAAGCCTCCGAGCTGGTTCCCTTCTCTTATTTGCAGTCCGAGATTATAGTCATCAGATTTCCCTTTTCTGATCGCTTTTTGCAGCACGGGCAGCACTGAAAAGCCGTCTGATATATCAATCCGAGCCGAAGCCCCGAGCAGATAAGAGACTTCATAAATCATCGGTGTTTCCGGATCATCCGGGTCTGCCTGCGGGTCTTCGGGCGTACGCATCACACGCACGAGTGCATACATACTGAACAGATCTAGCCGGAACCCGTAATGAATATCAGCAGTATACCATAAAGCCGTCTTTTCATTTACGGCCTTCCCCGCAAAAAGACCGATGCCTAAGCCGACGAACAGGTTGTTATAAACACTATTCAGAGTATCCCGCAGACCATAAAGCGAGTCAAAAGGCACTTCGCTGCTGTCCTGCGTGATCTTATCCATTATGTA of Ignavibacteriales bacterium contains these proteins:
- a CDS encoding fibronectin type III domain-containing protein, whose translation is MNSFFINFSRAVLVLGLVFAANTGLLAQPAVPTLTAPADLATGQSLTPALSWGSVLGATEYRVQLASDAGFVSVLTDTVTAATSYAVYTGLSNFTQYYWRVKAFDGTDSSAFSTSFSFRTELDVPALASPVNNATAQLLTPALSWGAVSGATEYRLQLATDAAFTAITKDTVTAALGYSVYTPLANYTNYFWRVKAIDGAEEGAFSAAYSFRTLLASPVLSTPADSSIFVSVTPTISWNAVPGATAYDLQISGDSNFVGIALSHTGETGTSYTLNGPLAHYTVFYWRVRATDGSETTGYSTPFRFRTLITTPDLSSPADAAVVQPVNTVFDWDDVTGATSYRLQVATDAAFTNIVRNIPGISSSGHTLSAALDYYTVYYWRVSAFDGPHETVFSSVWSFETEIDAPDLVSPGYLSPGNSIHPTLVWNTVDGADNYRAQFSALSDFSVLMYDSVLTDTTLYIDSILANNTLYYWRVYAENANPDVSPWSSSVFRTVTEVIPYLTHPINNHLVYTLSPTLHWNINVSGAGISYDVQYSVDSTFPSALTTTLDAGAAITDTLSGLLPATQYFWRVRSKNTNAIITYSAHNSFTTFGEVNTIPTQSWPIGGATVYSLSPDLYWYLGTTSFGYTYEIRYKEVSSGTWSSALSAGTSLTYGLSGLTAGTEYEWQVRSLNGVDTSDWSASALFTTYSTSAVTAVQPYISYPTSGVMVYTLMPTLYWWIGQSHAGLTFEVEIDTTAPGNTVYSVTGITDINYQHSLPLLPGKTYYFRVRSNNGTTTSAWSGYESFVTFGVTGDIRPILAFPTGGQILYSVSTTLSWYMVGSADTVTYELQYKANDSNFSSTVTLDTTSYTVSGLQAGTTYFWRVRSFNGNAYSDWTDVETFEVTGNAGTLVPILTWPLGGAATGTTVDLYWYINGTSPSVSYQVQYASESDFSNAVTVNAGSSTSTQLTGLVPGVIYYWKVRSNNGTTYSAWSNTETFATQAGSSPVRPMGGSPVNSVSLTSNDAQLSWFLPSLASGLTYEVQYSQNSDFSNAVTVGNISATSYMANALPSGAPVYWRVRSKNTEGLYSAYSKAERFIPNTPTSTEEPAVIPSEFSLEQNYPNPFNPATVIRFNLPQEMYVTIKIYDMLGREVKTLIADTKSAGSYAIQWAGDDNAGSVVAAGTYLYRITAGNFVQTKKMVYLK
- a CDS encoding Crp/Fnr family transcriptional regulator; the protein is MPASKLLSHIKNLTQLSQEDEKMITGVLVPQTIRKRQFLLHEHQIAKVAAFVITGCLRSYSIDRNGFEHILQFAPENWWITDMFSFISGKESYLNVDALVDTEVLILSREDQQELCGKIPQLEHYFRVITEKALVSTQQRLMDNLSTTARQRYEKFCGTYPGLINTLPQKLIASYIGITPEFLSKIRGEALK
- a CDS encoding calcineurin-like phosphoesterase C-terminal domain-containing protein, producing the protein MASRRDFLKYSLLGSAAAFLPSDVFARLRPLSETEGRIRIRGKVSSGALPVKGAVVSDGFQTAVTSSDGTYELVTSSDARFVHCSVPSGYILPVNEKGIAQHYRRITPRSNGEFTASFDLAKNPADDRNHVFFALGDTQMLDKQDMERFHKESVPDIAASVKKYAGMGMFGVTVGDIVFDKPDLYPDYIEGVAGTGLPFLQVLGNHDVVPGSKSDEMSAAGFEEKFGPAYYSFNRGEVHYVVLDDVFWFSGYIGYIPDHQLRWLQRDLQHLEKGSRVVIFTHIPVYCRQHERNDKKSPSNSLVVTNREMLYRILEPYKTTIICGHTHESEYIQDGGCSIDIIGAVCGAWWTSDICGDGTPNGYAVYEVNGSTLNRRYKGTGKPDGYQMEAMVYSRDGRKYLAANVWAADSGWEISLYKGADSLGLMTRELAKDSRAVDLFDGDGMPAKHPWVGAYMTDHLFVKEITGEKGTYTVEALEPSGKKHVLKYEV
- a CDS encoding YceI family protein, whose protein sequence is MAKSVWAIDPTHSEIGFKVKHMMFTNVSGKFSSFDASVENEDDKFETSAISFSADVNSIDTANADRDNHLRSGDFFEVEKFPKLTFVSTGITKVDDNQYKINGDFTIRDVTKKITLDAEYSGLMKDPWGNTKAGFSLSGKINRKDFGLTWNAALETGGVLVSDEVKLLCEVQVVKK
- a CDS encoding pirin family protein, coding for MKSVLHTSESRGKADHGWLKSRHTFSFAEYFNPERVQFGVLRVLNDDIVAPGMGFGTHPHNNMEIISIPLEGDLEHKDSMGNTTVIKYGDIQVMSAGTGVLHSEYNKNADREVKFLQIWVFPHTRNVAPRYDQITLDPAERKNKLQQVLSPDRDDAGVWIHQNAWFHLADFDKGMRTEYRFKAEGNGLYIFNLKGSLTVNGQKLETRDGYGIWETDSAEITAETDASFLLMEVPMTKQN